In Micromonospora sp. NBC_01813, the following are encoded in one genomic region:
- the odhI gene encoding oxoglutarate dehydrogenase inhibitor Odhl, translating to MTRPDDEFPPLDVTSTLNLGSLDEVLEGPDADVVPSRMSGSLPPGMALLVVRRGPNAGARFLLDHDVTTSGRHPDSDIFLDDVTVSRRHAEFHRDGGTFTVRDVGSLNGTYVNRERVEAATLSNGDEVQIGKFRLVFIAGPRPDEEVGRG from the coding sequence ATGACGCGCCCAGACGACGAGTTCCCCCCACTCGACGTCACGTCGACGTTGAATCTCGGTTCGCTCGACGAAGTGTTGGAGGGGCCGGACGCCGATGTGGTGCCGAGCCGTATGTCGGGTTCGTTGCCGCCGGGGATGGCGTTGCTGGTCGTGCGGCGGGGCCCGAACGCTGGGGCCCGGTTCCTGCTCGATCATGATGTGACGACCAGTGGCCGGCATCCGGACAGTGACATCTTTCTGGATGATGTGACGGTGTCGCGGCGTCATGCGGAGTTCCACCGTGACGGCGGTACCTTCACCGTCCGCGATGTGGGTAGCCTGAATGGCACCTATGTCAATCGGGAGCGGGTGGAGGCGGCGACCCTGAGCAACGGTGACGAGGTCCAGATCGGTAAGTTCCGGCTGGTCTTCATCGCCGGTCCGCGGCCGGACGAGGAGGTCGGCCGCGGCTGA
- the ftsR gene encoding transcriptional regulator FtsR produces MSIGEVLAQLRPEFPDTTISKLRFLEAEGLVEPERTPSGYRKYSREDVARLRFVLTAQRDQYLPLRVIREQLARRDAEAAAGAGWPRPALVAVGPSGEVPGRAAVSDQPDQPQQVRLSRSDLLAGSGLEPSTLAEVERLGLVVAVVPGWYDADALVIAVAVAGLLDHGLEVRHLRAVRAAADRDVGLFAQLVAPLVRQRDPAAQARAAETARELIGLSQRLHAALVRAGLRGTLGR; encoded by the coding sequence CTGAGCATCGGCGAGGTGTTGGCGCAGCTGCGTCCGGAGTTTCCGGACACCACGATCTCCAAGTTGCGGTTCCTGGAGGCCGAGGGCCTGGTGGAGCCGGAGCGCACACCGTCCGGTTACCGCAAGTACAGCCGGGAGGACGTGGCCCGGTTGCGGTTCGTGTTGACGGCGCAGCGGGACCAGTACCTTCCGCTGCGGGTGATCCGGGAGCAGTTGGCGAGGCGGGACGCGGAGGCGGCTGCCGGTGCGGGCTGGCCTCGGCCGGCGTTGGTCGCGGTTGGTCCGTCCGGTGAGGTGCCGGGGCGTGCCGCGGTGTCGGATCAGCCGGATCAGCCGCAGCAGGTCCGGTTGAGTCGGTCGGATCTGCTGGCGGGTAGTGGTCTTGAGCCGTCGACGTTGGCCGAGGTGGAGCGGCTTGGTCTGGTGGTGGCGGTGGTGCCGGGTTGGTACGACGCGGACGCGTTGGTGATCGCCGTCGCGGTGGCGGGGCTGTTGGATCACGGGCTCGAGGTGCGTCATCTGCGGGCGGTGCGGGCTGCGGCGGATCGTGATGTCGGGTTGTTCGCGCAGTTGGTGGCGCCGTTGGTGCGGCAGCGGGATCCGGCGGCGCAGGCGCGGGCGGCGGAGACGGCCCGGGAGTTGATCGGTCTGTCGCAGCGGCTGCATGCGGCGTTGGTGCGGGCGGGGTTGCGGGGGACGCTCGGCCGGTGA
- a CDS encoding bifunctional nuclease family protein, translating into MRELSVVGVRVELPTNQPIVLLREVDGDRYLPIWIGAVEATAIAYEQQGVKPARPLTHDLLRDILAALQAPLRAVEITELKDNVFYADLLIGDSVRVSARPSDSIALALRVGAPIRCAEQVLSEAGIVIPDEQEDEVEKFREFLDQVRPEDFAG; encoded by the coding sequence GTGCGTGAGCTGAGCGTGGTCGGGGTGCGGGTGGAGTTGCCCACCAACCAGCCGATCGTGCTGCTGCGCGAGGTTGACGGGGACCGTTATCTGCCGATTTGGATCGGTGCGGTGGAGGCCACGGCTATCGCGTACGAGCAGCAGGGCGTCAAGCCGGCCCGTCCGTTGACGCATGATCTGTTGCGCGACATTCTGGCGGCGTTGCAGGCTCCGCTGCGGGCGGTGGAGATCACCGAGTTGAAGGACAATGTCTTCTACGCGGACCTACTCATTGGTGACAGTGTTCGGGTGTCGGCGCGGCCCAGTGATTCGATCGCCTTGGCGTTGCGTGTAGGCGCTCCGATTCGTTGTGCTGAGCAGGTGCTCTCCGAGGCGGGCATCGTCATTCCCGATGAGCAGGAGGACGAGGTCGAGAAGTTCCGGGAGTTCCTGGATCAGGTGCGGCCGGAGGATTTCGCGGGTTGA